The following coding sequences lie in one Acropora palmata chromosome 3, jaAcrPala1.3, whole genome shotgun sequence genomic window:
- the LOC141876964 gene encoding sodium- and chloride-dependent GABA transporter 1-like isoform X1 — protein sequence MSDSDEMSSIKQKKGDMELEEKKLTLNGAVDEGESPTEDKSYKVEVEVNTEEREKWGKKVEFFLACIGYAVGLGNVWRFPYLCFENGGGAFLIPYVCMLFLCGMPLFFMELALGQFVSLGPVTSWAAICPLAKGVGFSMLVVSFLCCVYYNVIIAWCLYYMFKSFASVVPWASCGNPWNTPNCSLSSKSNGAKTNNVTTSANRTALMNSTSCLNQTLSDFTIGDTTFRNSSSLTPGTLVSCVNITVNNTVNSTTAPMTHVAAVGGDSPSKEFWERYVLEITSNMDELGSFKVELLVALIVAWILVYFCLWKGIKSSGKVVYFTATFPYVVLVILLIRGVTLPGASKGIKFYLEPDWKKLADAKVWAAAATQIFYSLGIGFGSLITMGSFNQFHNNCFRDAMIVSIINCSTSVFAGFVIFSVLGFMAHVSGKEVSQVATSGPGLAFVVYPEGIAQMPISPFWAVLFFFMLLTLGLDTQFAMFEAVVTGLVDEYPKVLKRRKELFIALLCILCFILGIPMVTQGGMYILNLYNTQAGGVSLLFLAFFEVVTVAWGYGANRFAKDVETMIGYKIWRWWPIAWKFCSPLVILGVFLFSVIQWKGVVYGDYKYPVWAEFCGWVLALASMLWIPGVALFKIFKTPGDSLYQRVCFLLRPNEEEMKAIEQREGLISASETQNL from the exons AAGAAAGGCGACATGGAActggaagaaaagaaattgacCTTGAATGGTGCCGTTGATGAAGGAGAATCTCCAACTGAAGACAAAAGTTATAAAGTagaggtggaggtgaatacAGAGGAACGGGAAAAATGGGGCAAGAAAGTGGAATTTTTCTTGGCATGTATTGGCTATGCGGTGGGCCTAGGAAACGTGTGGAGATTTCCATACCTGTGTTTCGAAAATGGCGGTGGGGCATTTCTCATTCCTTACGTCTGTATGCTGTTTCTGTGTGGAATGCCCTTGTTCTTCATGGAACTTGCTTTAGGTCAATTTGTGAGTTTAGGTCCCGTCACATCCTGGGCCGCGATTTGCCCATTAGCGAAAG GTGTTGGATTTTCTATGCTGGTTGTATCTTTCCTCTGCTGTGTTTATTACAATGTCATCATCGCCTGGTGTTTGTACTACATGTTCAAATCATTTGCAAGTGTTGTTCCCTGGGCAAGCTGTGGCAACCCGTGGAACACGCCCAACTGCTCGTTGTCAAGTAAATCCAATGGCGCTAAAACTAATAACGTCACAACATCTGCCAATAGAACTGCCCTGATGAACTCCACCAGCTGTCTAAATCAAACTCTTAGCGACTTCACCATTGGAGATACTACCTTTCGTAACTCAAGCTCCCTTACTCCTGGAACGCTGGTGTCCTGTGTCAACATTACAGTCAACAATACTGTCAACAGTACCACAGCACCAATGACACACGTAGCCGCTGTTGGAGGTGACTCTCCAAGCAAAGAATTTTGGGAGAGGTATGTTCTTGAAATTACCTCGAACATGGACGAACTCGGTTCTTTCAAGGTCGAGCTCCTGGTAGCGCTCATAGTGGCCTGGATCCTAGTGTACTTTTGCCTTTGGAAGGGCATCAAGTCTTCTGGAAAAGTTGTTTATTTCACTGCTACCTTCCCGTACGTTGTTCTTGTAATTTTACTTATCCGTGGAGTCACTCTGCCTGGTGCGTCCAAAGGTATCAAGTTCTATCTGGAGCCCGACTGGAAAAAGCTTGCTGATGCTAAAGTGTGGGCAGCGGCCGCAACACAGATCTTTTATTCCCTTGGGATTGGTTTTGGTTCACTTATAACAATGGGCAGTTTTAACCAATTTCACAACAACTGTTTCAG AGATGCAATGATAGTGTCGATCATAAACTGCAGCACCAGTGTGTTTGCTGGCTTTGTCATCTTCAGCGTGCTTGGCTTCATGGCCCATGTTTCTGGGAAAGAAGTATCCCAGGTAGCCACTTCTGGTCCAGGCCTTGCCTTTGTGGTGTACCCTGAGGGAATAGCTCAGATGCCCATCTCACCTTTCTGGGCggtgttgtttttctttatgttGCTGACGCTGGGGTTAGACACACAGTTTGCCATGTTCGAAGCCGTCGTGACTGGTCTTGTGGACGAGTATCCGAAGGTGCTGAAACGGCGAAAAGAGTTGTTTATTGCGTTATTGTGCATACTTTGCTTTATACTCGGAATACCAATGGTCACGCAG GGTGGAATGTATATTCTGAACTTGTACAACACCCAGGCTGGTGGGGTATCACTGCTCTTCCTCGCTTTTTTTGAAGTTGTCACAGTTGCTTGGGGTTATGGTGCTAATCGCTTTGCTAAAGACGTGGAGACCATGATCGGGTACAAAATATGGCGTTGGTGGCCCATTGCGTGGAAATTCTGCTCTCCCCTAGTTATTTTAG GTGTATTTTTGTTCAGCGTAATTCAATGGAAAGGAGTCGTCTATGGAGATTACAAGTATCCTGTTTGGGCGGAATTTTGCGGTTGGGTTCTTGCCTTGGCTTCGATGCTGTGGATCCCTGGAGTCGCTCtgttcaagattttcaaaaccCCCGGGGATTCCCTGTATCAACGggtatgttttcttttgcgtCCGAACGAAGAGGAAATGAAGGCAATAGAGCAACGTGAGGGATTGATATCTGCTTCAGAAACACAGAACCTTTGA
- the LOC141876964 gene encoding sodium- and chloride-dependent GABA transporter 1-like isoform X2, giving the protein MSDSDEMSSIKQKGDMELEEKKLTLNGAVDEGESPTEDKSYKVEVEVNTEEREKWGKKVEFFLACIGYAVGLGNVWRFPYLCFENGGGAFLIPYVCMLFLCGMPLFFMELALGQFVSLGPVTSWAAICPLAKGVGFSMLVVSFLCCVYYNVIIAWCLYYMFKSFASVVPWASCGNPWNTPNCSLSSKSNGAKTNNVTTSANRTALMNSTSCLNQTLSDFTIGDTTFRNSSSLTPGTLVSCVNITVNNTVNSTTAPMTHVAAVGGDSPSKEFWERYVLEITSNMDELGSFKVELLVALIVAWILVYFCLWKGIKSSGKVVYFTATFPYVVLVILLIRGVTLPGASKGIKFYLEPDWKKLADAKVWAAAATQIFYSLGIGFGSLITMGSFNQFHNNCFRDAMIVSIINCSTSVFAGFVIFSVLGFMAHVSGKEVSQVATSGPGLAFVVYPEGIAQMPISPFWAVLFFFMLLTLGLDTQFAMFEAVVTGLVDEYPKVLKRRKELFIALLCILCFILGIPMVTQGGMYILNLYNTQAGGVSLLFLAFFEVVTVAWGYGANRFAKDVETMIGYKIWRWWPIAWKFCSPLVILGVFLFSVIQWKGVVYGDYKYPVWAEFCGWVLALASMLWIPGVALFKIFKTPGDSLYQRVCFLLRPNEEEMKAIEQREGLISASETQNL; this is encoded by the exons AAAGGCGACATGGAActggaagaaaagaaattgacCTTGAATGGTGCCGTTGATGAAGGAGAATCTCCAACTGAAGACAAAAGTTATAAAGTagaggtggaggtgaatacAGAGGAACGGGAAAAATGGGGCAAGAAAGTGGAATTTTTCTTGGCATGTATTGGCTATGCGGTGGGCCTAGGAAACGTGTGGAGATTTCCATACCTGTGTTTCGAAAATGGCGGTGGGGCATTTCTCATTCCTTACGTCTGTATGCTGTTTCTGTGTGGAATGCCCTTGTTCTTCATGGAACTTGCTTTAGGTCAATTTGTGAGTTTAGGTCCCGTCACATCCTGGGCCGCGATTTGCCCATTAGCGAAAG GTGTTGGATTTTCTATGCTGGTTGTATCTTTCCTCTGCTGTGTTTATTACAATGTCATCATCGCCTGGTGTTTGTACTACATGTTCAAATCATTTGCAAGTGTTGTTCCCTGGGCAAGCTGTGGCAACCCGTGGAACACGCCCAACTGCTCGTTGTCAAGTAAATCCAATGGCGCTAAAACTAATAACGTCACAACATCTGCCAATAGAACTGCCCTGATGAACTCCACCAGCTGTCTAAATCAAACTCTTAGCGACTTCACCATTGGAGATACTACCTTTCGTAACTCAAGCTCCCTTACTCCTGGAACGCTGGTGTCCTGTGTCAACATTACAGTCAACAATACTGTCAACAGTACCACAGCACCAATGACACACGTAGCCGCTGTTGGAGGTGACTCTCCAAGCAAAGAATTTTGGGAGAGGTATGTTCTTGAAATTACCTCGAACATGGACGAACTCGGTTCTTTCAAGGTCGAGCTCCTGGTAGCGCTCATAGTGGCCTGGATCCTAGTGTACTTTTGCCTTTGGAAGGGCATCAAGTCTTCTGGAAAAGTTGTTTATTTCACTGCTACCTTCCCGTACGTTGTTCTTGTAATTTTACTTATCCGTGGAGTCACTCTGCCTGGTGCGTCCAAAGGTATCAAGTTCTATCTGGAGCCCGACTGGAAAAAGCTTGCTGATGCTAAAGTGTGGGCAGCGGCCGCAACACAGATCTTTTATTCCCTTGGGATTGGTTTTGGTTCACTTATAACAATGGGCAGTTTTAACCAATTTCACAACAACTGTTTCAG AGATGCAATGATAGTGTCGATCATAAACTGCAGCACCAGTGTGTTTGCTGGCTTTGTCATCTTCAGCGTGCTTGGCTTCATGGCCCATGTTTCTGGGAAAGAAGTATCCCAGGTAGCCACTTCTGGTCCAGGCCTTGCCTTTGTGGTGTACCCTGAGGGAATAGCTCAGATGCCCATCTCACCTTTCTGGGCggtgttgtttttctttatgttGCTGACGCTGGGGTTAGACACACAGTTTGCCATGTTCGAAGCCGTCGTGACTGGTCTTGTGGACGAGTATCCGAAGGTGCTGAAACGGCGAAAAGAGTTGTTTATTGCGTTATTGTGCATACTTTGCTTTATACTCGGAATACCAATGGTCACGCAG GGTGGAATGTATATTCTGAACTTGTACAACACCCAGGCTGGTGGGGTATCACTGCTCTTCCTCGCTTTTTTTGAAGTTGTCACAGTTGCTTGGGGTTATGGTGCTAATCGCTTTGCTAAAGACGTGGAGACCATGATCGGGTACAAAATATGGCGTTGGTGGCCCATTGCGTGGAAATTCTGCTCTCCCCTAGTTATTTTAG GTGTATTTTTGTTCAGCGTAATTCAATGGAAAGGAGTCGTCTATGGAGATTACAAGTATCCTGTTTGGGCGGAATTTTGCGGTTGGGTTCTTGCCTTGGCTTCGATGCTGTGGATCCCTGGAGTCGCTCtgttcaagattttcaaaaccCCCGGGGATTCCCTGTATCAACGggtatgttttcttttgcgtCCGAACGAAGAGGAAATGAAGGCAATAGAGCAACGTGAGGGATTGATATCTGCTTCAGAAACACAGAACCTTTGA
- the LOC141876964 gene encoding sodium- and chloride-dependent GABA transporter 1-like isoform X3 → MELEEKKLTLNGAVDEGESPTEDKSYKVEVEVNTEEREKWGKKVEFFLACIGYAVGLGNVWRFPYLCFENGGGAFLIPYVCMLFLCGMPLFFMELALGQFVSLGPVTSWAAICPLAKGVGFSMLVVSFLCCVYYNVIIAWCLYYMFKSFASVVPWASCGNPWNTPNCSLSSKSNGAKTNNVTTSANRTALMNSTSCLNQTLSDFTIGDTTFRNSSSLTPGTLVSCVNITVNNTVNSTTAPMTHVAAVGGDSPSKEFWERYVLEITSNMDELGSFKVELLVALIVAWILVYFCLWKGIKSSGKVVYFTATFPYVVLVILLIRGVTLPGASKGIKFYLEPDWKKLADAKVWAAAATQIFYSLGIGFGSLITMGSFNQFHNNCFRDAMIVSIINCSTSVFAGFVIFSVLGFMAHVSGKEVSQVATSGPGLAFVVYPEGIAQMPISPFWAVLFFFMLLTLGLDTQFAMFEAVVTGLVDEYPKVLKRRKELFIALLCILCFILGIPMVTQGGMYILNLYNTQAGGVSLLFLAFFEVVTVAWGYGANRFAKDVETMIGYKIWRWWPIAWKFCSPLVILGVFLFSVIQWKGVVYGDYKYPVWAEFCGWVLALASMLWIPGVALFKIFKTPGDSLYQRVCFLLRPNEEEMKAIEQREGLISASETQNL, encoded by the exons ATGGAActggaagaaaagaaattgacCTTGAATGGTGCCGTTGATGAAGGAGAATCTCCAACTGAAGACAAAAGTTATAAAGTagaggtggaggtgaatacAGAGGAACGGGAAAAATGGGGCAAGAAAGTGGAATTTTTCTTGGCATGTATTGGCTATGCGGTGGGCCTAGGAAACGTGTGGAGATTTCCATACCTGTGTTTCGAAAATGGCGGTGGGGCATTTCTCATTCCTTACGTCTGTATGCTGTTTCTGTGTGGAATGCCCTTGTTCTTCATGGAACTTGCTTTAGGTCAATTTGTGAGTTTAGGTCCCGTCACATCCTGGGCCGCGATTTGCCCATTAGCGAAAG GTGTTGGATTTTCTATGCTGGTTGTATCTTTCCTCTGCTGTGTTTATTACAATGTCATCATCGCCTGGTGTTTGTACTACATGTTCAAATCATTTGCAAGTGTTGTTCCCTGGGCAAGCTGTGGCAACCCGTGGAACACGCCCAACTGCTCGTTGTCAAGTAAATCCAATGGCGCTAAAACTAATAACGTCACAACATCTGCCAATAGAACTGCCCTGATGAACTCCACCAGCTGTCTAAATCAAACTCTTAGCGACTTCACCATTGGAGATACTACCTTTCGTAACTCAAGCTCCCTTACTCCTGGAACGCTGGTGTCCTGTGTCAACATTACAGTCAACAATACTGTCAACAGTACCACAGCACCAATGACACACGTAGCCGCTGTTGGAGGTGACTCTCCAAGCAAAGAATTTTGGGAGAGGTATGTTCTTGAAATTACCTCGAACATGGACGAACTCGGTTCTTTCAAGGTCGAGCTCCTGGTAGCGCTCATAGTGGCCTGGATCCTAGTGTACTTTTGCCTTTGGAAGGGCATCAAGTCTTCTGGAAAAGTTGTTTATTTCACTGCTACCTTCCCGTACGTTGTTCTTGTAATTTTACTTATCCGTGGAGTCACTCTGCCTGGTGCGTCCAAAGGTATCAAGTTCTATCTGGAGCCCGACTGGAAAAAGCTTGCTGATGCTAAAGTGTGGGCAGCGGCCGCAACACAGATCTTTTATTCCCTTGGGATTGGTTTTGGTTCACTTATAACAATGGGCAGTTTTAACCAATTTCACAACAACTGTTTCAG AGATGCAATGATAGTGTCGATCATAAACTGCAGCACCAGTGTGTTTGCTGGCTTTGTCATCTTCAGCGTGCTTGGCTTCATGGCCCATGTTTCTGGGAAAGAAGTATCCCAGGTAGCCACTTCTGGTCCAGGCCTTGCCTTTGTGGTGTACCCTGAGGGAATAGCTCAGATGCCCATCTCACCTTTCTGGGCggtgttgtttttctttatgttGCTGACGCTGGGGTTAGACACACAGTTTGCCATGTTCGAAGCCGTCGTGACTGGTCTTGTGGACGAGTATCCGAAGGTGCTGAAACGGCGAAAAGAGTTGTTTATTGCGTTATTGTGCATACTTTGCTTTATACTCGGAATACCAATGGTCACGCAG GGTGGAATGTATATTCTGAACTTGTACAACACCCAGGCTGGTGGGGTATCACTGCTCTTCCTCGCTTTTTTTGAAGTTGTCACAGTTGCTTGGGGTTATGGTGCTAATCGCTTTGCTAAAGACGTGGAGACCATGATCGGGTACAAAATATGGCGTTGGTGGCCCATTGCGTGGAAATTCTGCTCTCCCCTAGTTATTTTAG GTGTATTTTTGTTCAGCGTAATTCAATGGAAAGGAGTCGTCTATGGAGATTACAAGTATCCTGTTTGGGCGGAATTTTGCGGTTGGGTTCTTGCCTTGGCTTCGATGCTGTGGATCCCTGGAGTCGCTCtgttcaagattttcaaaaccCCCGGGGATTCCCTGTATCAACGggtatgttttcttttgcgtCCGAACGAAGAGGAAATGAAGGCAATAGAGCAACGTGAGGGATTGATATCTGCTTCAGAAACACAGAACCTTTGA